In Asterias rubens chromosome 10, eAstRub1.3, whole genome shotgun sequence, the following proteins share a genomic window:
- the LOC117295809 gene encoding GTP-binding protein Rit1-like translates to MSVSSLERHKVLSTSTSSTASDRDSESLMEGAVMTKSGMRVYKIVLLGQGGVGKSALTLQFVTHSFLEYHDPTIEDAYQQQAVIDGEVGLLDILDTAGQAEFTAMRDQYMRGGEGFIICYSITDRRSFLEASEFKKVIERVRNTDEVPVVLVGNKYDLEQRRVVSTEEGQALAREFSCPFFETSAALRHFVDDVFYTLVREIRMKEKNDILALEKRFKKKDKSIKLQSLVRKVFRRKSSSTL, encoded by the exons ATGAGTGTTTCTTCCTTGGAAAGGCATAAGGTTTTGTCGACGAGCACAAGCTCTACAGCCTCAGACAGAGATTCAGAGTCGTTAATGGAGGGAGCAGTCATGACTAAATCTGGAATGAGAGTTTATAAGATCGTGTTGTTGGGACAGGGTGGTGTAGGCAAGAGTG CCCTGACGCTACAATTTGTGACGCACAGTTTCCTAGAATATCACGATCCCACGATAG AGGATGCATACCAGCAGCAAGCTGTTATTGATGGAGAGGTTGGACTTCTGGATATCTTAGATACAGCTGGACAG GCAGAGTTTACAGCAATGAGAGACCAATACATGCGTGGCGGAGAAGGATTCATCATATGCTACTCTATCACCGATAGAAGGAGCTTCCTGGAAGCTTCAGAGTTCAAGAAGGTCATTGAGCGCGTGAGGAATACTGATGAGGTCCCTGTCGTGCTCGTTGGCAACAAGTATGATCTGGAGCAACGACGTGTG gTCTCAACTGAGGAGGGCCAAGCTTTAGCAAGAGAGTTCAGCTGTCCATTCTTTGAGACATCAGCCGCATTGAGACATTTTGTCGATGATGTTTTCTACACCCTGGTACGAGAGATCCGcatgaaggaaaaaaatgaCATTCTTGCCCTGGAGAAGCGATTTAAGAAGAAGGACAAATCGATAAAACTTCAGAGCCTCGTCAGGAAAGTCTTCAGAAGAAAAAGCAGCTCAACATTATGA